A region of Anguilla anguilla isolate fAngAng1 chromosome 18, fAngAng1.pri, whole genome shotgun sequence DNA encodes the following proteins:
- the calhm2.1 gene encoding calcium homeostasis modulator protein 2.1 — MAALIGENFKFVALFFKSKDVVLFNGLIALGTVASQTAYNVFAFDCPCSSGRNYRYGLAAIGVPALVLFLIGIILNRNTWSLVSEVRLRACRKLSAAASFALLGSVVGRAAVAPVTWSVLSLLRGEAYVCALSEFVDPSSLEGYPPGHGPEEMAGFPCKAVPADALRFWPEIERRLKYESQFLGWVLVAATSVTVFLLLCLKRCCSPLGYQQESYWSHFRSSEHQLFQRTADVHAKMLAAESVKSFFGFVALDKEEKDQLQEHQQNNSPIPSSLWNQITGVYLYRENNGAPLYSRLNKWSNVPTANNTKTKEEEMEMLA, encoded by the exons ATGGCTGCTCTCATCGGCGAAAACTTTAAGTTCGTGGCGCTCTTTTTCAAGAGCAAGGACGTGGTGCTCTTCAACGGGCTCATCGCCCTCGGTACCGTGGCCAGCCAGACGGCCTACAACGTCTTCGCCTTCGACTGCCCGTGCTCGTCCGGGCGGAACTACCGCTACGGCCTGGCGGCCATCGGCGTGCCGGCGCTGGTCCTCTTCCTCATCGGCATCATCCTCAACCGGAACACCTGGAGCCTGGTGTCGGAGGTGCGGCTGCGGGCCTGCAGGAAGCTGTCGGCGGCCGCCTCCTTCGCCCTGCTGGGCTCCGTGGTGGGCCGGGCCGCCGTCGCCCCCGTCACCTGGTCCGTGCTCTCGCTCCTCCGGGGCGAGGCCTACGTCTGCGCCCTCTCTGAATTCGTGGACCCCTCGTCTCTGGAAGGCTACCCCCCCGGGCACGGGCCAGAGGAGATGGCCGGGTTCCCCTGCAAGGCCGTCCCGGCCGACGCGCTGCGCTTCTGGCCCGAGATCGAGCGCCGTCTGAAGTACGAGTCTCAG tTCCTGGGCTGGGTTTTGGTGGCGGCGACGTCCGTCACGGTGTTCCTGCTGCTGTGTCTGAAGCGCTGCTGCTCGCCCCTGGGCTACCAGCAGGAGTCGTACTGGTCCCACTTCCGCTCCAGCGAGCACCAGCTGTTCCAGCGCACCGCCGACGTCCACGCCAAAATGCTGGCCGCCGAAAGCGTGAAGAGCTTCTTCGGCTTCGTGGCTCTGGATAAAGAGGAGAAGGACCAGCTGCAGGAGCACCAGCAGAACAACAGCCCCATACCCAGCTCTCTCTGGAACCAGATCACCGGCGTCTACCTGTACAGAGAGAACAACGGCGCCCCGCTGTACAGCCGACTGAACAAGTGGTCCAACGTACCGACGGCCAACAACACgaaaaccaaagaagaagagaTGGAAATGCTTGCCTGA
- the LOC118217825 gene encoding calcium homeostasis modulator protein 1-like, with translation MDKFRMMFQFLQSNQESFMNGICGIMALASAQLYSSFEFNCPCLPEYNFAYGIGMLIIPPVWFFLLGFVLNNNVSMLAEEWKRPTGKRRKDPTVLRYMFCSIAQRSFIAPAVWIAVTLMDGKSILCAFSVDIDLNQFTNGSHHNLSDDELVRLLAKIPCKDVFDGHEVFSREAVTRYLRCISQAFGWLFLLLMTSLAFMVRAVRPCFSQAAFLKTKYWSHYIDIERKMFDETCTEHAKSFAKICIQQYFESMSGEIHSFHSHRSGKKKEDGCKEEEDEKGEEEKLLGIRAQEDMNKVLWNWHTCKPSLSLRDETLPHGGADETAPNGLPNGCHSPVPPKREWAAYYSKV, from the exons ATGGATAAATTCCGCATGATGTTCCAGTTTTTGCAATCCAATCAGGAATCTTTCATGAACGGCATTTGTGGAATTATGGCGCTAGCCAGCGCGCAACTGTACTCCTCTTTTGAGTTTAACTGTCCCTGTTTACCGGAGTATAATTTCGCATACGGAATAGGGATGTTAATAATTCCACCGGTTTGGTTCTTCTTATTGGGATTTGTGTTGAATAATAACGTGTCCATGCTGGCGGAGGAATGGAAGAGACCGACGGGGAAGCGGCGAAAAGACCCGACCGTGCTGCGGTACATGTTTTGCTCTATTGCACAGCGTTCCTTCATTGCACCAGCTGTGTGGATCGCAGTGACGCTAATGGACGGGAAGAGTATCCTCTGTGCTTTTAGCGTCGATATAGACTTAAATCAGTTCACAAACGGAAGCCATCACAACCTTTCGGACGACGAGCTGGTCAGATTATTGGCCAAAATTCCCTGCAAGGATGTTTTTGACGGCCACGAAGTTTTTTCGAGAGAAGCGGTTACCAGATATCTACGCTGTATATCCCAG GCTTTCGGCTGGCTCTTTCTGCTGCTGATGACCTCGCTGGCCTTCATGGTGAGGGCCGTCCGACCCTGCTTCTCTCAAGCGGCTTTCCTGAAGACCAAGTACTGGTCGCACTACATCGACATCGAGCGCAAGATGTTCGACGAGACCTGCACGGAGCACGCCAAGAGCTTCGCCAAGATCTGCATCCAGCAGTACTTCGAGAGCATGAGCGGGGAGATCCACAGCTTCCACAGCCACCGGTCCGGCAAGAAGAAGGAGGACGGCtgcaaggaggaggaggacgagaagGGCGAGGAAGAGAAGCTGCTGGGCATCCGGGCGCAGGAGGACATGAACAAAGTCCTGTGGAACTGGCACACCTGCAAGCCGTCCCTCAGCCTGCGGGACGAGACGCTGCCCCACGGGGGCGCCGACGAGACGGCACCCAACGGGCTGCCGAACGGCTGCCACTCGCCCGTCCCGCCGAAGAGAGAGTGGGCGGCCTACTACAGTAAGGTCTGA
- the calhm3 gene encoding calcium homeostasis modulator protein 3 isoform X1, which translates to MERLKLVLQYFQSNSESISNGICVILALISVKLYTSFDFNCPCIPQYNKMYALGVMFVPPIILFLLGILINRHTGVMLDEWLRPVGKRGKNPAVVKYLFSAMMQRAMLAPMVWILVTLLDGKCFICAFSMSVDPKYFTGIPNNTGMDLVKILAKVPCKEDIIFRNNTFRKAVSRYVRCYSQAIGWSILLFLILLGALGRFIKPCFNQANFLQTRYWSNYLDIEQKLFDETCVLHARVFARKCVVQFFEGMREDVWLRLPRPPVRTKEEEEEEEEEHERLHGITRHDQVDHILNTWYGCKPELDVTKIAYRPKVYITWEDREGRAVYSDV; encoded by the exons ATGGAACGTTTAAAGTTAGTGCTGCAATACTTCCAGTCAAACTCCGAGTCCATTTCCAACGGAATTTGCGTCATACTCGCCTTAATTAGCGTGAAGTTGTACACTAGCTTCGACTTCAACTGCCCTTGCATTCCGCAATATAACAAAATGTATGCCCTGGGTGTAATGTTTGTACCGCCgataatattgtttttattggggaTTTTAATAAATCGGCACACGGGAGTAATGCTGGACGAATGGCTGAGACCAGTcgggaagagggggaaaaatccaGCTGTTGTCAA GTACCTGTTTTCAGCCATGATGCAGAGGGCCATGCTGGCTCCCATGGTCTGGATCCTGGTCACTCTCCTGGACGGGAAGTGCTTCATCTGCGCCTTCAGCATGAGCGTGGACCCCAAGTACTTTACGGGCATACCCAACAACACCGGCATGGACTTGGTCAAAATACTGGCCAAGGTGCCGTGCAAGGAGGACATCATCTTCAGAAACAACACCTTCCGCAAGGCCGTGTCCCGCTACGTGCGCTGCTACTCGCAG GCCATCGGCTGGTctatcctcctcttcctcattctcCTGGGGGCCCTGGGGCGATTCATCAAGCCCTGCTTCAACCAAGCCAACTTCCTGCAGACGCGCTACTGGAGCAACTACCTGGACATCGAGCAGAAGCTGTTCGACGAGACCTGCGTCCTGCACGCCCGCGTCTTCGCCCGCAAGTGCGTGGTGCAGTTCTTCGAGGGCATGCGGGAGGACGTGTGGCTCCgcctgccccgcccgcccgtcAGGAccaaggaggaagaggaggaggaggaggaggagcacgAGCGCCTGCACGGCATCACCAGGCACGACCAGGTGGACCACATCCTGAACACCTGGTACGGCTGCAAGCCGGAGCTGGACGTGACCAAGATCGCGTACCGGCCCAAAGTCTACATCACGTGGGAGGACAGAGAAGGAAGGGCCGTGTACTCCGACGTGTAG
- the calhm3 gene encoding calcium homeostasis modulator protein 3 isoform X2, with amino-acid sequence MMQRAMLAPMVWILVTLLDGKCFICAFSMSVDPKYFTGIPNNTGMDLVKILAKVPCKEDIIFRNNTFRKAVSRYVRCYSQAIGWSILLFLILLGALGRFIKPCFNQANFLQTRYWSNYLDIEQKLFDETCVLHARVFARKCVVQFFEGMREDVWLRLPRPPVRTKEEEEEEEEEHERLHGITRHDQVDHILNTWYGCKPELDVTKIAYRPKVYITWEDREGRAVYSDV; translated from the exons ATGATGCAGAGGGCCATGCTGGCTCCCATGGTCTGGATCCTGGTCACTCTCCTGGACGGGAAGTGCTTCATCTGCGCCTTCAGCATGAGCGTGGACCCCAAGTACTTTACGGGCATACCCAACAACACCGGCATGGACTTGGTCAAAATACTGGCCAAGGTGCCGTGCAAGGAGGACATCATCTTCAGAAACAACACCTTCCGCAAGGCCGTGTCCCGCTACGTGCGCTGCTACTCGCAG GCCATCGGCTGGTctatcctcctcttcctcattctcCTGGGGGCCCTGGGGCGATTCATCAAGCCCTGCTTCAACCAAGCCAACTTCCTGCAGACGCGCTACTGGAGCAACTACCTGGACATCGAGCAGAAGCTGTTCGACGAGACCTGCGTCCTGCACGCCCGCGTCTTCGCCCGCAAGTGCGTGGTGCAGTTCTTCGAGGGCATGCGGGAGGACGTGTGGCTCCgcctgccccgcccgcccgtcAGGAccaaggaggaagaggaggaggaggaggaggagcacgAGCGCCTGCACGGCATCACCAGGCACGACCAGGTGGACCACATCCTGAACACCTGGTACGGCTGCAAGCCGGAGCTGGACGTGACCAAGATCGCGTACCGGCCCAAAGTCTACATCACGTGGGAGGACAGAGAAGGAAGGGCCGTGTACTCCGACGTGTAG